AGTGGATGAATTAATAGTGGAACCGTCCATAGGCATGTTGAATGTCGCTGTAACAATTTTATTAAGGGTTACATTTTCTGCAAGATTAGCCGGGTCTGTCGTAACCACTAATGGTGACATGACAGCACCGGTGCTGAATGTCCAGATATAATCTGTCTGCAGTGCATTTCCTTTTTTATCCTTGACTGTTGTTTTTACTTTTCCGGTATAAGTTGTATTAGGACTTAAAGGATTTGTAGGTTTGAAAGTAGCAGTATTGCCCGAATAGCTAATAGTACCGGAAACTATTCCGGGTCCGGTTATTGTAAACGAATTTTCAGTAATAGTAGAAGGATTCATCTCTTCATTAAAATTAACAGAAATAATCTGATCCAGTGGTACATTTGTATCACCATTTGCCGGTATAGTTGATATAACTACCGGGCAGACTCCGTCGATTTCAACAAAATCATCTTTAAGGCATCCGGCCATAATGACCATAGACATAGCAATCCCAATTGCTAAATTTTTTTTACCAAACATGTTGAAAGTTTATATTGTGAAAGAATTTTCACAGCACAAAGGTACCGGTATTACGACCGCTAAAGTTTATATAATTGTCTTAATAGGTTGTAAGATTCATATGTGTTGAAAAGCGACAGGATCTAAAAAAATTTGTCTTATGTTTTTTGATTTGATTTTATTGAGAGCGCAATATATAAGTAATTGATAATCTATCGTTTTCATTTATATTTTAGGATAAAAAACAGTTGGTTGTCATATAACAAGTATTTTCAGAGTGGATCAAGTATATAATAAGTTTCAAAAATATTTCTTTAGTATGTAAGTATATATTACAAATGTTATTACTTTTGTTATAACATAATTTTTCCAAATGATACAACAACTAAGAAAAATCGGAAACTCATCAGGAATAATCATTCCTAAATCCATGCTTGAATCGTGCGAAATCACTGACAATGTAGAGATGGAAGTAGTACAAGATATGATTATTATTAAGCCTTTGCGCAAGAAAGCACGAGAAAATTGGGACTCCAAATTTAAAGAAGCAAATTCAGGCATAGATGGTAGTGAAATTGATTTATTTGATGGTATAACAAATGAATTCGATCTGCATGAATGGTGATAATAGAAAAATCAATAGGTTTGAAATTTGGATAGTATGTTTAGACCCAACGATAGGAAGTGAAATTTCCACATCACGACCTTGTTTGGTAATTTCCCCAAATGAAATGAATAATAATTTGAAAACTATTCTTGTGGCTCCGTTGACCCACACCATTAAACAATATCCTACCAGAATATCAGTCCGATTAAAAAATCAAAATGGAGAAATAGCTCTTGATCAGATAAGAGCCGTAGATCGATTGCGTTTTATACAAAAGATCATGGTGCTTGATAAAGTTAATTCATTTGTCGTTTGTGAAAAATTGAAAGAAATTTTTGAGTATTAAGTTGAGCTCCTTTGCCATTGACTGATTGTAAAGCAATGTTTGAAAGTCATATTTTGGAAGTTGTGATAATATTTTTGGATTTTTTTATTCTTATTCTCATATCACCGTCACCGTCCCAACCTTCTGAATGTTGCCTTCCGGGGTATGTATCGTGAGCAGATAGATATAGACACCGGGTTGAACCTTGCTTTTTTCAGGGGTCCAGGCTCCTTCGATATTTCCACCTTCCAGATTTAGTCGGGTATAAATCTGATTGCCCCATCGGTCGTAGATGGACATGTCATATGTGACTCCTGTACTTTTGAGATAGAAGTGTCTGTTGTCTTCTGACCCAGTCGAAGTGATGACATTGGGTAATATAATCGCTGATTCAGGATTCAGGACGTTGACCTTAAGTGACCGGGTATAAATACAACCGTTTTCGTCCACAAATGTAATACTGTAAACCCGGTCTTCGACTCCCAGTATCAATATGGAATCACTCTGACTTCGAATATCGGTGTCCGGACTGAACAGAATCGTATCCGTCGTACCACCGGAATCTGTGTAAGCTAAAGAGCGCAGTTTCATTTTGTCGATGGTGATTTCATCGGTCATAGAGACGGAATATTCATTTATGGATAACAGTATAAAAGTGTCTTTGATGATACAACCGTATTTATTCATAATAGAAATAATATAGTTTCCCGCACCAAGGTTATCGGACATTCCCTGTGTTGCAGGTATGTCATTGATGCTGATTTCAAAAAGTTCAGATAAATTTTCACTGACAATACGTATACTGCCATTGTTAAGGTCGCAATCCGGCATTTTGATATCTATGCCGTAAGGTATGACCGGGGCGAATTGGATGGTGATACTTTTGGACTGAATACATCCTTTATCATCCGTAAAGCTGACAGCATAGTTGCCGGAAGATAAAGTTACTTCATTTTTGGTTTCACCGGTACTCCATCTGATGTTCGTGGAAGGTGATGCTGACGCAGTTGTTGTCTTTCCTTCACACAATACTTCATCTTCTACAGTAACTATAAATTGCGGCAGGGTATGCGACTGATAGACTGTTTTGATTAGTGTGTCACATCCTGTTACTGCGGGTTTATACCGTACGATAGTATCACCGACATTGTATGGCACATTTTGAATGAACAATGTAGCATTGTCGCAGGTAAACGTATCTCTAAATAACATTTGAGATGGAATTGACCGTAATGTAATCGTGATCAGGGTATCACAACCCGACGATGCTGGTATACTGTCTGTAATGCTCTGTCCGGGGGTGTAGTCTATACCATTGTATGTATAAGTATCTCCATCGCATAGGTCAATGGAGATGGCCTTTGGTATTTTGACATAAGATCGGGAGATATTGATCGTGTCACTGATAATACAGCCATCTAAGGTGGTGATATCTACAAAATAATTGCCGGATTCAGTTAATGTCCTTTCAGCTTCTGTACTTCCGTCACTCCAGAGTACCTCATCACCGGGCTGCACCGGAGTACTTATAAAATGGCTTTCTGCATGACAAAGGGATACATCCGGACCGAGGTCAAGGGTTCTGTTGGGCAGCTTTTGAATGTTAAGTACTGCTGTGTCATTACCGCATTCGGGACTGTGTACAATGTAATGGTAAACAGATTCATTATCTGTTGAAGGGTCGTAGACATCATTAATCAATGTCGGTTGCCAGGTTCCGCCTGTTTGTCCTTTGAGCAAAAAAGAGACGCCATCCACTTTCTGTTTTGCACATACCAGAAGTGTAGTGTCTTTGCCTGCGTAAGCACGTTCGCCAATGCGGATAAAGCATTGTGCCTGATTGCTCTTGATTGAATTGTATGCAATAATGGTAAGTGTTCGGACACCTGCCGACGTGATGTCACCAGTATGAGCATATCTGATAGCTTTGAGCGCTGTGCGCCAGGCTTCATCCGAACGATCACCGGACAAGGCCAATAAATATCTCCCATTTTGGTATGAAAGTAATGCATCCGGAAGGCTCGAATCAAGTGTCAGTCCTTCTGCATCACTATCCAGATCACCCGTCAGGCTGATGACGATACTATCGAGAAATGCCGAAGTATGAAGAAAAAGATCATCATCTACGATGGGTGTAATTTTGTTTTCTGTACACACGATAGCCTCATTGCGAAAATCATATGGATATACCCCGCTGCTATTATCCCTGTCGAGGTCTAAGAGGAGATCGCATTCGGGGTCAGAAGCAAGGAATTCTAGTGGGGATGTGGCACCAAGAACTTTTGTCAAATCGTTACTACACAATAGTACTCCTGTTTTGTTTTCAATATCTACACTAAAAAGTTTATAAAATGGATCATTACTTGAAGTTTCCAAGGTATTCATACTACCTATTCCTAATATAATTGTACTATCACAACTATATGGTATAGACACACTACCTAAGAAAGCCGTATTGTCAATTATGAACTCTGATATTAAAGGATTTGACAAATTTACTTTAAATAAACCGCTAATACCATTAACTTGATCATATCCAAAGGTAGTGTATACATCTCCACTGTAAAAGAAAAAATCACAATTACAATCACCAGGAAATTCTCCAAGAAATTCCAAGAAATTTGTTTTAATATTGAAAGAATAAAAGTCTTTAAGGCCTCCATAAAAAACACCATTTATGTCACATACTAAACCATTACTTTTAAAAGGAAGAGTTATTTTTTTGGTTGAGGAACAAGTATTCAGATCTATCAAATAAAGACTCGAACCTATTTGACTTTCTGGATTGACACCATACAAATTTCCATCAGGGTGAAATGCAAGATCAGTAAAATATGAGCCAGGCATAAAACAAATACTCTCCTTAGAACAGGTTTGAACATCATATTTAAATATCCAATCAGGTTCTGACATATAAATGGTCTGTGTGTAAATCTTAATCGGAATAAAAAATGTGCATATTATGAGAAGATATTTTAAGGAAACATTCATCTGTTTGGAAGCTAATTTAAAATACCAAGCGAATGTTTATTTTTATTCGGATGATATTAGAGTTTTATTTCGGAAATTGTAAAAATAAAACATTTTTCCTTTATTGTCAAGGCTGGATTGACATTATTTGTCTTTGGCGGCACATTTCAGGGTTAATATTTTTTGATTTGATAATATCTGTCATCTTTAATTTCTCTGGTTGTATAAATAAATCATTTATAAATATATTTACGTTTCATAAATATAAAACATAAATATGGCAACTTTTACATCTTCACTGCCCGATGAAATGCTGAAAAGACTACAAGACCTATCTGCTGAACTCAAGGTACCCAAAAATCGCATTTTGGAACGAGCCTT
The genomic region above belongs to Saprospiraceae bacterium and contains:
- a CDS encoding AbrB/MazE/SpoVT family DNA-binding domain-containing protein, which translates into the protein MIQQLRKIGNSSGIIIPKSMLESCEITDNVEMEVVQDMIIIKPLRKKARENWDSKFKEANSGIDGSEIDLFDGITNEFDLHEW
- a CDS encoding type II toxin-antitoxin system PemK/MazF family toxin, with the translated sequence MNRFEIWIVCLDPTIGSEISTSRPCLVISPNEMNNNLKTILVAPLTHTIKQYPTRISVRLKNQNGEIALDQIRAVDRLRFIQKIMVLDKVNSFVVCEKLKEIFEY
- a CDS encoding gliding motility-associated C-terminal domain-containing protein; translation: MSEPDWIFKYDVQTCSKESICFMPGSYFTDLAFHPDGNLYGVNPESQIGSSLYLIDLNTCSSTKKITLPFKSNGLVCDINGVFYGGLKDFYSFNIKTNFLEFLGEFPGDCNCDFFFYSGDVYTTFGYDQVNGISGLFKVNLSNPLISEFIIDNTAFLGSVSIPYSCDSTIILGIGSMNTLETSSNDPFYKLFSVDIENKTGVLLCSNDLTKVLGATSPLEFLASDPECDLLLDLDRDNSSGVYPYDFRNEAIVCTENKITPIVDDDLFLHTSAFLDSIVISLTGDLDSDAEGLTLDSSLPDALLSYQNGRYLLALSGDRSDEAWRTALKAIRYAHTGDITSAGVRTLTIIAYNSIKSNQAQCFIRIGERAYAGKDTTLLVCAKQKVDGVSFLLKGQTGGTWQPTLINDVYDPSTDNESVYHYIVHSPECGNDTAVLNIQKLPNRTLDLGPDVSLCHAESHFISTPVQPGDEVLWSDGSTEAERTLTESGNYFVDITTLDGCIISDTINISRSYVKIPKAISIDLCDGDTYTYNGIDYTPGQSITDSIPASSGCDTLITITLRSIPSQMLFRDTFTCDNATLFIQNVPYNVGDTIVRYKPAVTGCDTLIKTVYQSHTLPQFIVTVEDEVLCEGKTTTASASPSTNIRWSTGETKNEVTLSSGNYAVSFTDDKGCIQSKSITIQFAPVIPYGIDIKMPDCDLNNGSIRIVSENLSELFEISINDIPATQGMSDNLGAGNYIISIMNKYGCIIKDTFILLSINEYSVSMTDEITIDKMKLRSLAYTDSGGTTDTILFSPDTDIRSQSDSILILGVEDRVYSITFVDENGCIYTRSLKVNVLNPESAIILPNVITSTGSEDNRHFYLKSTGVTYDMSIYDRWGNQIYTRLNLEGGNIEGAWTPEKSKVQPGVYIYLLTIHTPEGNIQKVGTVTVI